The nucleotide window CACTGCTCCATCCCTGAGGTGTTAGCAACTCCATACAGATGGCACCACCACTTAAAACGTATCTATGAGAAGGAGAGTCAAAACACACTTTAAACGGGATCGCTAAAAGTGAAAACTGTAAGTAGACTTCTCTTTTTTATGACATCCGGCAAGATGAGAATATATTAAAAAGCATCCAAAAAGTACTAGAAATAACAAGATAAATTACGCCAGAAACCTACCCGCCAAATATAACAGGGTAGCAGATACGAATAAAAGGTGGTTGCATTGGAAAGCGatcctaaaaaaatttacaagatctttttgttttgttttgtgacCCACTTTCTTGATGTCAGTAGCAGGCAAAGTGTATTACTAAACAAATTGTTATCAAGCATTAGCAACAAAAGTAAGCGTTGGATAcagaaaaagctcttttcgtctAAAAAATACTTTACTTAGAGAAGAGAATCCTCTGCGTCATAATAACCTGACTGaattaaaaagtatatttagttattttttcactacctgTTGGTAGTGATGATGAGAGTGGTTAAgggcctttttatatgagaaccgGGAGACTCGCCCATCGAGTTTCCCGGTAGAGCGGGCCAATATCAACTCGGGTTTATATGTAAATTTGTCATTTCCCATCCCGGgtttatatgaagaaaaattagCGGGAAACTAAAAGTGGCGGGGTGAATATGTAAGCAAATATGGCTTCCAAGAACAGAAAAAAGAAGATAGCGATACTGTTGATGCTTGAAACAACTGTGTTATCACtattaattatttctcaaattttttgaaaattaccatCATTTCTGaccaatttaaatattattcattAACATCTCCCACACGCTTGAAACAGGATTAAAAGTTAATCTTAGATCATTCTCAATTGTAATTTTAGTGAAACCTGGTGTTTTCAGCATGTTTCATGGTTTTGTTGTCTTTTATTACAAATACACtatgatacaaaaacaaatatgtccattgaTATGCCTTAATAGTGATAATTATTTACTCCTCTATGGTTACATAAACTTTTTCCGTACTTTGCCACCgggtttttctgtttacatgaACAAATATCCATCCCGTTTGACCGGGATCCCGGGTCACTTGCCCGGGATCTCGGTTGACCGAGTTTCCCGTTGTAACCGGGGCGAGATGAATATGCACCATATAAACACGATTTCAATTTTCAGCGTTCTTCCGCAAATATCTGAGATCTCGGTCATGCGGGAAATCTCGGTGGACCGAGTTTCCCggtctcatataaaaaggcTTGGATTTCATGTTAATACTTGAGTGTAGTGAAGTCGAAGAttgacaaaaattaaagaattatgttttttttcatgcTAACAATATTGCGTACAAAGTCATGCAGTTTTTAggtatacatacatacatatgtATATATAGTTAAATAGGATGTGGCACATgtgtaaaacaaataaaatatatcacTTACAGTAAAAGTTATATTAAGACATATGTGGTCTGTTTTAGAATCTTTTTTATAAAGTGTTTGAAGGTCTTTGTATAAACTGCTTTCTTTATCAAACCTAAATGCAGAATTAATAATTATAGAAGTTATAAATGCGTAGTCCCATGTGACACACATTGTTCCATTTTATGAATCACATTCTGTTGTCTACGCTTCACATTGCTTAGTAAATTGGACTCCTTTCACACACCTACTTATCAAACTTGCAGTGTGGCCTTGCATTACATGAGAGTTTAAAATGTGTGAAAACAAAACTCACCCTCTCAGTTTCACATACCAATCATATAAATTACTGTCTTCTTTTAATTCTATCGTATACAGTTCTGCAAAATGGATAAGGTAAATATAAACTGAAACATGTTTAAACACATTTTGTCCACGGTTGTTACAATGAAAAACACACAGTAAAACTCCCCAATCTAAAGTGCAAATCTCAAACCTGAGTTTCCTAAGTTTCGCCTGATGACCCAAAGGGAAAAAGTTAATGTactggaaaaaaaatttgtagaaATACTCATCTTGAAAAAAAAGGAGGCACCTACttgctttaaaattttctgatgcgtatatattttttaactctttCATCAACCTATCTGTCGCTTGTACTGATCCACTCACTCGACCCTGTGAAAATAATCAAACACATGAAACACAAACATCACAAACATCCAACACAAATCTATGCTTTGATCGTATTGTAGTACCGTTAAATATTCCTGTCTCTGGGTAACGCGTAGTTTCTGCAACTGTGTGAAATTATCGCTTccaatttcttctttttctttgcgTTCTTCACTAAAAGTAATTATCTTTTACATTTCAAGCACCTTATATATGCACACGGTAATGTTGACAACAAACGAAAAAGAACAGCTAACCTAGTTGGCTcctcatcaaaattcaaatggtcATCAATGTAAAAGTCATCTTGTTCCTGTAGGTCAATTTGAAAGTGAAAACTCAAACAAATGAGCAGTGGAAgtaaaataaactaaatttattGCTCAAATTATCCTGAGGTCACAAAGAAGGATTATGCATGTTTACTATAACATAGGATCAAAACTTTTTAAAGAGTTTTATACAAATTTAAATTGTGTTAGGGTAATCAGCAATTGTAGAGGGGTATTCCGTATCCCCTCCCGCCTTCTAAGGAAAAAAAGCCCTTCCCTCTAAGTTATTGCAGAAGATTAAGAAGGTAAGAAGGGCTTTTTTACAGTGCAATGTTGGTAAAGAAAGATTCCAGCTTCCCATATAAAAAGGGATTTAATTTTGAGAGAAATTACAATGTAAGGTTTTTAAAAGGGAGACACAACAATGTTACTATAAAAAatcataataaataataaaagctCGTTTAAAAGTCCTCTTTTTTTCATTCGTCATTACATTATTTGTTAAAATCATTTAAGTACTTGGTGAGTTTGGAAATTAAAACATTCAAAATTTGTAATAGATTGAACCTGGTGACAAAGCATCATATACGTGGAGTGAGTTtactgtatttgaaaaattttacAGGAACTTACATCTTCAATTCCTTCATCTTCATCCATATCCACATCGACATCATCTTCTTCAACTTCTGTGGACTAAAGACAAACGCAACAAGTGAAAGACGTTAGAATTGAAACAGCAAACAGATTTACCTTTGTTGCTTTACGAGCTGACAGCCAAAAAACCTTTTTGACTGAATGTCACAATGTAGAATTTTTTGagataaaatatacaaaatataaaattttcccATATAAATAATAAGTATTAGAATAACTAATTAAAAAGGACAAAGGAGCAAACATAATTTTATTGAGTGAGACTACtttatctgaaaaataaaatcaactGCATATAAGAAGGGTAAAATAGTTTCTGTCAAAAAGTGAGATGATGTTACTGTGAGATGGGTGCTATTGTGAGATGGTGGTACTGTGAGATGGTGGTACTGTGAGATTGTGGTACTGTGAGATGGTGGTACTGTGAGATGGTGGTACTGTGAGATGGTGGTACTGTGAGATGGTGGTACTGTGAGATGGTGGTACTGTGAGATGGTGGTACTGTGAGATGGTGGTACTGTGAGATGATGTTACTGTGAGATGATGTTACTGTGAGATGATGTTGCTGTGAGATGGTGCTATTGTGAGCTGATACTACCGTGAGATGATGTTATTGGGAGATGATGTTACTGAATATGGAAGGCTTTTACGTGTCAACTCTTTTGCCTGTAAGATGTAAAATCCTTAGATCTTCACAGGACTTCAGTGTTGGGCAATGTTTACAGTTTATGTTGGTAAATAGATAAAAATACAAACCTCAGGAACAGCCATATTCATTATTTCACTTGGTGTGGCTTGCTGTCTTAATTTGAACAATTCTATTGCCAGTGACTTCACCATGTTCAGTAACAAGTGTTTATCACTTTTCACAGCATTAACCTTTTCAATGATGTCAACAATGTATGACTCTTCAGATTCAGAAAACCATATTGGAGAGATAACAGGGTATTCATGCTGCAAAAGATGAAAAAAAGTCTAATTTTTTGAGGATCTCTATACTCcatctattattattattacgaatATTTGTACAGTATATAGTTAGTGTtaaaaacactgttatcaacatAGGTCCTGTGTTCCAAATGCATGGGTTAACCATTATCCACTGTGGTAAAGGCACTTTCTATACATAAAGGCACTGTGGACCCAAACATGGACTTTATGATTACGAAGCAAACTCCATAACCACTAGGCCACACACCACAATTCGGTCTCTATATTCAAAATGGTCACGTTGTTTCACTCTGTCCCTGGCAGAGTAATTCATCACTTCAGTCAAACAAGGATTCATAAAATACTGATGCAACTGTATATTCAGAAtactttattatttcttttaatgCTAACTTTTTTATAACTGACTCAGGGTTTACAGTTTCACAAATTTCTTGATTTCTGTTCCAATTTCATATTGAAATGTTTCTGAACTAACTAGTCTAAAAACTAGTCTAAAAAGATTTTACAGTATTTTAGTTCTaagattttacaattttattacTTGCACTGTGTCGCtcaataaatatgtatatattaaaaaaaattgaaataatttcgACATTTTTAAATGTATACAGAACACAAAGAATAAATACTACACAATTTGcagaaaatttaatttgccTGAAAATTTTTGTGAGACAACATTgaaaaatttctaaatgaatgcATGACTTACTTTCAAAGGAAActactcattaaatattttcCATCAAAATGAAGAGATGGAAGCAGTCTATCAGGGATGATCTTCAGGTAAATACAGTATTTAGAGAGTGACTATTATAAAGTCCTTTTCTTACGTATTGTGAAATCTAGTTAAAGTTCATaacatatatattaaaatttgtAGTTACCGTGATATTGCATAATATAGTGTGCTTTTTAGAACTGTTGTCTGTAAAGGAGCAAGTCAAATCATCCACTGTTCCTGATATAATTCGTAAAACATCATGGGTTTTCGGAAAGACAGTCTTTAAATATGTTATCTCTGATTTGACTTTCATTATGATGAGGttggtatatattttttatttaggccACATATTTTATCTAAAGCAAAATAACAAAACAGAAATTATGTATACATGTTCATGATTCCCATTTTAGCACTGCTACCACAAATAATAatagaaacacaaaataatataataatataaactaAGAATTCAtataaagcttttaaaaacatgtaaaaacatttttttaaattttgctcaacataaaaaaatgttgcCGTGGCAACACTTTGGCAtaattccaaaaaaactttttggatAATAAAGCTAAATAGCCCCCCCCCagcacgaatagggttaagtaacACATTCAATAATTATTTCACTACCATAGCAATCAAAATAAGACAACATATCCCACGCtctaataaaacttttaaatattttcttaaaaaccaTTTTGCTAAATCCTTTTTCTTTTCTCCAATAAAGAAATATGaggtaataaaaataataaaatctttgGATCCAAACAAGGCAACTGGACCAAATAGTATTCTAAATAAATTATTGAATATTCTCCTAATAGACATATCTAAAATCTTAATAGATATATTTAATCTCTCTTTGGAAACAGGTATTTTTCCCAATGCACTAAAATTAGTTAAAGTAGTCCCCATCTTCAAAGACAAAGGTTCTCCTTTTGAAGTCTCTAATGAATTTTAATACGAACAAAACTTAAACAATCCTATcagcaaccacagccagttaaaaaaagtgagaacaaaactatcaactacatGGGTATttctttgaagaggagcgaaaaagttaaatatattgGGATAACATTTgaccaaaaaatgcaatggaaagagcacattaatgacatataTAAatggaaaaatactaattaaatattcttaaCATAGAACCATAGCATCTTGTTTAACACCttacacaaaaaaccttttaaaaacctttgaatttttttcttcaggtGATGATGATTCAATACTAGCTTTTTAAGCTATTTCTCACTGTTTCCTTCATAATAACTTATTTCAGTCTATCATCTTTTGCATAATTTTGTATCATCTGGTGTTTTTGAGAAATAAACacatttacttacttacttagggGTTGTCCACAAATTCCGTagatattttaaatgaatatatacgaatttaattgctttcaatttgtaaaaaaatcgtATATAATTCGTATAGTGTTAAttagttatacgatttttaaaaaaactaatacgaattttatatgattttcaaACGAATTGTCATACAAATcaaattctcttttatacgattttcatacaaattgtcatacgaattatattcttttatttattacgCATTTCtcacgaattgtcatacgaattatattctattttatacaaattttcatACAAATTATTAAGATTTTGCAATGtgttcctcctcctcctccaatTTACCCAATTAACCATTAACACCTAAAGTTAACCTCGATAAgaaacaaaaacgaaaaaacaaatgcgcaacatttattaaaaataaaatggtttGTCTGTAcagcaataaaaaattttaaatggaaGCTTAGGTGGAGGAAATCGGAAGTAAAAGGACTTTCTCCAAGAAAAAGATGCCTTATCACCTGGAAGAATGAAAACCATAATTTCAGCAGCGAGAAAAAGACATTGTGATGAATTTgaagatattaaaaatattaacgaATATGTAAATTCAAAATGTTGTCAAGTTAGACaatctgaaagaaaaaaaaataatttgtggtaTATAGCATTTTTCATGTGTCTTCTTTCCAAtactttacaaaaacaaaaggccttttatcaaaagtttttttcacaaTATTTCAGCATAATGAACATTTGATCTTTCACAAGCTTATAACAGCATtaatatttaatttgttttcgaaaacTTGGTATAGGGAAGGGTTTTCGCGTTAATTGCAAATGAAGGTTTTTGaatgttaaaatgtttaaaatataataataaaggtATATAACAAGGTTTTAGGATtagcgttttttttatttcttaaaaatcttCTATGTATAAATTTCTCACCTAACTTTAATTATTTTCGTTGTTGAAAAACAACAGATTTAAAAATAGCGTGTTCAATCTTTTTGTGCATGAATTGTTTATCCTTacacaaaataatgatttttgcatATTTAAAAAGGACCTGctcatcaaaaaatatttctagaAATGTTTATTGCAAACATCagaatgaaatataaaaaagcttgtTTTTTACACTGAAACAATTATTTTCCGAGTGGCGCACGTGCATGCTTCCCAGACTGAAGTATGATAATCTTTGGTATAGGGTTTTGAAATCTTGATCTGTATGTATTTAGTAAatagctaaaaatataaaacaaaacaatgtatatatatatacaattttttcttaaaaaaacatacgCATCTAATTCTAAAaactcaaacaaatttttttttaaacacctacaaatttttttcaagtcatacaaatttaatttaaaactgatACGAATTTATCTCATACGAAGTTTTTTAaactcatacaaatttttttaaactcatacgaatttagtttaaaagtcatacaaatttagtttaaaactcatacgaatttagaaaaatttcatacgaatttaattactgtatggcaaaaagaaaatttgtataCAGACAGCCCAAACTGTTGGGGTAGATCACACATGGGGAAATTTTTGCACAGTGGGGGTTTGACATTTTAATCTATTGTTATCTTTGTGATCATTCATTAAATACCAAACAAACATATATTATTATGAAATTAGACAGGCTGAAcaataattttaagaaaaaatttttattaccacGTGTGCTTTCCTCCATGGATCCCCTTTGGTTATTCACGTCACCAAGTTTTCGTGATATCACGTCTGCTTTTTGAGCATCAGAAAAAGGTTCATGACAATGTTTCAAGCAGCTAATAGCTCCATCTGAGACAAGTGACAAAGTATTGCAACCATTTTAAGACTTTAGAAATAATTCCAGTGGATCTCACAttggaaaaaaacacattactGAGTTAAGACGCAAATCACAAAAATAGGACGTTTTTGACAGTTTCTTTTTCGCTCTGCCCTGTGCAAATGCCCGTTTTGTTCGCAGGAATTTTTGCAAAGTTGTCTTTAGAGATGGTTTATAGTTAAAACCATGAAGTTATGTGACGAGCGGAGTTGCCAGATCGTCGCTAGAgctatttgtttagataatcacaGAATTTGGTCGGTTTACGCTATGCCTTTCTTGAGAAAGAGAGGGAACAGTCACttaataatttactcatcaaaaacgatgctaTATTAGTTTTCACAACCATGAATCACATCGCAACTGATTACATCtgttcaaaattccttttgggAAAAAACTGCCAGAAACATcaaagaggagcttcaaaaaacaggttcacacttcccttggtcagaCGTGACAACACGTTAGAGGGAAAACAAGAGCTGTAGCTGCCAAGTTGTCTACAACATAAAAAAGAGAGGTAAAGTGGCTTTTTAACAGCGTGTTACCTATTTTCTGCAGATGTCTCGCTGGAGGGAGGGAAGGAGGGGAGTTTGgattagataaaaaaaacaaatccacAATTTTTTAATCTGTCCAAGTAAAGGGTTACACAATTTAGAACCGCTTTTATAGTTTCACCTTGACACAACCGGCATTGTATCGCTACCCTCGAAATTAGCGAGGCTaacaatacaaaatataaattacaccaccaaaatttcCCTTTCAACAAAGTTCCCTTATGATGATTTTAATTCCAAAATCAATACCCCTTTAATGACTTGCTGGCTCATGTAACAATTTCACGGATATTTTTATTCACAGGGCGCTAATTCGAGAAAAAGCATccctgaaaacttttttgataactcaacctcgtccccaggacatcTTGTATTTTTTGACATATTAGGACACGGTGTGATACGAACATGACCCTGGTACAGGCCTGTTCACGTGACTATTTTTCAACCCAGATTCTTGGTTGTAATAAGATTTCTCTTGAGAAATCAGAGCTGTGATAAATAAGCAAATCCACCGTGACGTAAAGAATAAACTAGGATTTAACAAGCGATAAAGAGTGATAAAGGGGGGACAAGGATTtcagaaagatacaagatgccctggggacgagattgatgTTACCCGAATCTTATCATTTCGGAATGGAaataccaaaatattttttaaaacaatttcaagCAGATGGTATGCCTTTTAAAAAGCTAGGTTCGAATTTTTTGATAtgttactgattttcttccattGAAGTTCTATTTTAGCTCCTTGCTACAACAGATCAATTTACGATCCTTTAAGGCGTTTATGTTTTACTANNNNNNNNNNNNNNNNNNNNNNNNNNNNNNNNNNNNNNNNNNNNNNNNNNNNNNNNNNNNNNNNNNNNNNNNNNNNNNNNNNNNNNNNNNNNNNNNNNNNNNNNNNNNNNNNNNNNNNNNNNNNNNNNNNNNNNNNNNNNNNNNNNNNNNNNNNNNNNNNNNNNNNNNNNNNNNNNNNNNNNNNNNNNNNNNNNNNNNNNNNNNNNNNN belongs to Hydractinia symbiolongicarpus strain clone_291-10 chromosome 1, HSymV2.1, whole genome shotgun sequence and includes:
- the LOC130641919 gene encoding ubiquitin-conjugating enzyme E2 Q2-like; this translates as MKVKSEITYLKTVFPKTHDVLRIISGTVDDLTCSFTDNSSKKHTILCNITHEYPVISPIWFSESEESYIVDIIEKVNAVKSDKHLLLNMVKSLAIELFKLRQQATPSEIMNMAVPESTEVEEDDVDVDMDEDEGIEDEQDDFYIDDHLNFDEEPTSEERKEKEEIGSDNFTQLQKLRVTQRQEYLTGRVSGSVQATDRLMKELKNIYASENFKAKLYTIELKEDSNLYDWYVKLRGFDKESSLYKDLQTLYKKDSKTDHICLNITFTDRFPMQPPFIRICYPVIFGGYVLSGGAICMELLTPQGWSSAYSVEAVIMQLSATLVKGKARVDFAGTTKVNHVYSWTKAQSAYKTLVQIHEKSGWFTPPKDEG